Below is a genomic region from Perognathus longimembris pacificus isolate PPM17 chromosome 24, ASM2315922v1, whole genome shotgun sequence.
GTTCATTAACCAGGTGAACACAGAGTACTAATGAAGCCATTACACTTTACACTTTCAATAtggcaaaccccaagatatcaaaaagacatttgtacttccatgtttatcgcggcacaattcacaatagccaaaatatggaaacaacccagatgcccctccacagacgaatggatccaaaaaatatggtacctatacacaacggaatactacatagcgattaggaatggtgaaatattgttattcacagggaaatggtcagaactcgaacaaataatgttgagcgagacaagcctagaacacaggaaacaaaggggcatgatctccctgatatatgactgttaagaaagggtgacagagagacagtagagaccaggtctgtgaaaccaaaaactgcttgtcaaatggtatttcccacaggattggggcagcgacccaacagtatgtaactaaaaccaaacaattactcaacatataaagatcaaaaattgacctctcaggggaatacaatagctcaaaagctatgtctgtacgttcatataagactactgtcgacatattgtctaatatcgacattatatttaaagccctaggcgaactttcttgggtgtggccatgtggctactgtatatgttcttgatacactgtatattgtatatacgtctacctgacctagagaagggatagaaaaacagggcgtaagatatcacaagaaatgtacacacttccctactatgtaactgtaccctttttgcacaacaccttgtcaaaaaatttgtgttcaattaataaataaattaattttttaaaaatatggcagTTAATGAATACCATGAGACACTCAACCCTGCGTTAGAGATTTTGCCCAATTACAGGCTAATGTAAATAATCAGAGGAGGTAAGATAGGATCGGCTAAACTCTGGCTAAGCTTAAATTTCCTAGTTGGATTGGATGCAGTGgctgtacctgtaatcctagctatggggGAGgctggattgcagttcaaggccagtgtaggAAGAAAAATCCACATTACTCCATCTCAAGGGAAGAAACTGGGCATGCTGGGTATGGTAGTGCTTACTGGTTGTCCCAGCTACAAGGAACCCAAAATAGATTGAGATCCATACATGCATTAATGTATCCAgcagaaagcaagaccctaccttaaaaataaccagtggaaaagaagaaaaaagtactgGAGGaacagctcaatggtagagtacctgacctgcctagcaagtacaaggctctgcattcaaacctcaatcttccaaTTTGGCCACgataaaatgtgtgtatatacacatgtgtattcatatgctaaatatatacacatatatatctacacacatatatacatatactaagaCAAAAACCTCAGTACATTAATTTTTTAGCTAACATAAAGGTTAAATCTTAGACTGAATCAAGAACCCCAAATGCACTCGCAATGCTATTTCCTATAATTAAGTCTATAGCTGGCTTCATGACTCTCTTGCACAAAATGCATCACCAAACCGTAGGagctgtattaattttactacaTCCACATGAGAAATTATCACAAGAATAAAATTCGAAGAAATAACCAAAGTGTGACACTGTAATAGTTTTTGGAGACAATAATGCATTAGTAAAGCGATAATGACAAATGCATATGTAAACTGACGTAATAGATTCTAGGAATGTAAGAGAGATTCGGGATGGGCAGATGTAGAAGCtactagaagaaaaaataaatactttagttTGTTAATTTGGGTTTGTTATGGCCCCAATTACCTGTCCCTGGTGGTCAGAGCCAGTTCCCAGTCTTGGTGTGTATGTTTATGGCTTTCTGTGAGCAGACAAATACAGGCCAAATGGTGCTTTCTGAAGTTCCAACTCTTCACATGATATCAATGAAAAACAGACATCCCTCCTCAGCAGACGGAGAGGCCTATCCTTAACTCCTTCACCATCAACAGCAATGCcataggcaaaacaaaaaacttgcaaTAGCCACTCTTAGCTGTGGTTATTTTAGGCACAAGAATAAGTCCAAGTCATCAACCTGACCATCATATTTTTCTAAGAAAGGAACAGAGGCCAAACGATGtttacaggaaaagaaagaaaactaattcAAGATGACAGTTGAGTGTCCTACTTTAGACAATTGCTTTTTAAGAGATGACAACATTTTAAGGTTAGAAGAATGGAATTTGTCACTCTTGGTTAGGTTCAGATTCttcttgttactgtttttgttttggttttggttttggttggttagggggcttgaactcaggacctggtcgcTACccttaagctttttgctcaaagctagtaacctaccattttgagccacagctccacttccagttttctggtagttaactgcagataacaatctcatgaactttcctgcccaggctggttttgaacggtgatcctcagatctcagcctgccaagtagctaggCAACAGGCACAAGCGCCAGCACAGGACagtgttaaatttttttaatctaatttatGATTCACAGTAGAAAAATGTTAGATCGTAATAGTCTTAACTTTAAGAGTGCTTGATTTAGAATTTACACATGTTCCTCAATgttttactcattttatttttcaattgggCAGCTTCGTGCCTCTTCTTCAACCCCAACCTTGTTCCGATTCCTAGTCTCTTTTGCTCCATTATCATCCTTTCTCTCCACCTGTTTCCTTTAGTcagagaggaaaaacagaatTGGTATCCAGGAGTCCTATGCTGCACTGATAAAAGCATGAATCCCTTGTCTTTCCGAATCACTGGGTCTTATCACCACAGAGAGCTTCTAGTATAGCCTTCACCTAACACCCTCACTTCCCCATCTCTCATCTTCTACTGAGCATTTCCTCTTTCTGTTATTGGTATATAATATGATTCACTGTGGGGGGCTGACCCAAAGCCGCCTGCATGGAAAACAGGTGCTCTCCCACTGAATCACACCGCTAGTCAGCTActtaatatttacaaatattatacTCACACAGAAAAGCatgaccttttttttcttctttttgcctatcctgggtgagattccctgagttctttttgctcaaggctaatgctctaccacttgagccacagttccacttccaggtttggggGGAGTTTATTGaagatcagtctcatggactttcccatctgggctggctttgaaccacaatcctcccttctcagtctcctgagtagctaggatgacagcttcGTGCCACCAACGCCCAGGGAAAGGCATGACCTTTGACTGACTGACCCTACGCTCTGATGAGGCTGCCTGACAAAAGTCACAATACCATTCACTATCTtgttttttatcttaaaatacaGATTCAAGATGTCCTCAAGACATaaaaacttattttcaaataagataTGACTAATAAtgatgagtgaatgaatgtgcATGATGGTATTTTGTCCAAGTCTCTTATCCCTTGCTCCAATCATAAAGTGGCTCTTCACTTGAACTGTGCTGTTTCAAGTCCAATAACTTCCGTGGAAGAGGGGGAGAGGCTGCCCTCTGCAGTGTCTGTGCGCACTCTGCTCTCTGGGACTTGTCCATGGGAATATTGCGAGGTCAGTGTTGACGCTGTTCCTTCACCCAGGATGTGTTTACTCCTAACAGCCTCCTGCAAGCACTCCTGCTCTGACTGCAGCCTTCAGCTCCACCGTCTGGGGAACAACACGGAGACTAAACTCACGTGGCAAGTCCAGGTGAGGGGCAGGTTTCCCCAAGCAAGATGTTTTGATTTCTCCCCATGGAAGCTGAGATCAAGACTAGAATGTCTTCTTGTCGCCctcctggagggctgggaattcCTTCCAAGTCCCTTTCACCTGGAGTCTGCTCCCAACTTGGGGACTTCCTATAGGACTCTTTGGAATGGGACAGGGTCAGATCCAGGCAAAAGCCAGGGTTCTCATTTTATTTGGTGGTTGTCTTAACTGAAATGGCAAACttattgaaaacaaaatgacagATGAGCAAATCTCCCAAGCATAGGTGAAAGCTGCATGAACTGTTTTCACAAATTCCAAGCACCCACACCAGGAGAGGGGCTCCCCCAGCCTCCAGCAAGAGCAACAGATGCCCAGGGCCTGCTTCCATAGTTTACAGAAACAGCAAGGAACTTCCCTCATCATTCACATTTTTATCTGTGCAGTTTGTCGGATATGCATTGAAAAGATgggattttcttaaattttatctaGTATTTTTTATGAGTGCCTTTTTGTCAAACACAACTCATTTCCCTGATTTCTGTGGTAGCCTTCTAGAATTTTTTCTCCCATCTGACTGAATTCTATTAAataattttgtataatttttatgtatttttcaatGTAATTACTTGTGCTAAGGATATCCTTCTATTCCCTTTTGTGaaattcttgaaaataaaatttttatcttaatcGTGTAAATGGCATTCAATATGGTACTGTTCCTTTCAGTATTTATTTCATGTGCTTATATGTGTGCTCAGAGATTACAGAATTGCTCTCTTCAAGTTCAAATTGGTTGGGTACACTGTAGGTGTTCAACCAAGTTGTCAGATAAAAGGAATAAAGGATCCAGTGAATAATAGCAGAAGAAATAGGAAACACAAAAGAGGGTAGGGTTGAAACAGCAGCAAGCAGTCTGAGAGTTACTATTGGCTAATGAGAGTGTTCGCTACTAACCAAGGTGTTTTAGAATCAAATCTATTTTCAGAGTATCAGACAGGATCCGTGATGAGAAAAGCCAGCAGGCAAATCCAGAAGAGCCTGACTCATGCCAGATCAACTTCTTTGAAGGAATCTCTGTTCTGAGTGTAGTGACTACAATGACTACGGTATTTCTCAACTCAAGACCATTTTCAACCCAGGATTGGCTGCATTAAGTGGAATTCAGGGAAAATGTCTTCATTCTCTTTGAAATGGTTTACAGATCCTGAAAGAGGAAACACACATTTGGAGAGCTAAGAAGCGGAACTATGCCTTCTCTCACAAGTACCAAAACAGGAAGAAGTCTTTGCAATCACAGAAGTAGGGGGTTACCTGCTCAGAAAGACTAAGCCTTGGTGATTAGCTTAGAATTTTCAGCCCAACTTTTCAACCtccagggaggaggcagaggctggacaCTGATTTGCTGGCCAATGGCCAATGATTTGACCAGTCACATTAACAAGATGGACCCTCCATAAAACCCCAAACTTGTGAGGAATGGCGTGTGGATTGAACATTTAGCAGACTGAATAGCTGAGCCTGAAGTAGACTGAAAGCCAAAGGAATTTCAGAATAATAGTCATTATAATCTTCAGGACAATAACTATTACAATCCTCTAATTCTACTTGAATTGATTGTCCCTACCAGTCTGAGCTCTGCCCACTCCATTGTATTTCCTGAGCATCCAAACTTTTCTAATCAACCACTGCATTACTTTGAGATTGAACTATAAAGAAGGAAATAGTCCCACACTGAAATTTGCAACAAAAAGCTCTTCATagacaagcattttttttctgatttgccTGAGTCTTGTCTCTCAAGTCTCCTAAAAAATATGCACTTTTAGGTATAATAGCCAGATTTTGTACATTTTCTGTAAGATGTGCAAAGTCAATTGAGAAACCTGTCTGTTCACCAAGTTAACCACGTCTTTCTAGACCACCCAATATATTATCTGACAGGAAAAAAGTATTTTACTGTTATCTTGAAGTATACAAAGCAGTCTCAATTTAACATCTATTGAGGACAATATACCTTGGCCAGTCTCCCTTTCCATCCTTCGCCTATACATCCCATCTTTCTTCCCTTACCCACTCTTCCCtccatttatctgtcttcctTTAGCTCCCACCAAACTAGTCAAgccatgtttcagcttcctaagtgttCAAAGGTACACCATGGAATCTAACCCctacttcattcatttttatcgtggtgtgtctgtgtgtgcgtttGTGTCTGCATAGTCCTGCATGTGATTATATACAGCTTTATATTTTAGGTGTAACATCCACATGTGAGAgacatgtgccctttgtctttctgggcctgaccTACTTCACTCAATATTATTTTCCCAGATTCATTAATTTCTGGAAGGGGAATGCTTTTGTACTGCAATGAATTATGGAATTAGGACACAGCATTTATAGTTGTGTCTATGAATAAAACAAGATTAAATCATTTTAATGTCCCCACCGAAGAAGTCTGAGTAGTTTGCATTAGTAAAAAGCATTGTGAAAAATTCAAAACAGGTTTCAAAGGCAGGCTTCAGCCCTCCGTGGTCTCTAATAGAAACCCAATGAGCCTCAAGACTTACCAATACACAATCGCATCTCCTTAAGCCTGTCTGGCAGGTGGAACAGTGTAGTTAGAGCAAGAGGTGTCAATAATGATCCATGACTTCTCCCAAAGAAAGCTAATCCTTACAATTTTGTGGAAAAGACATTCAGATCCCCCACAGTCACATCAAAAGTCACAATTCTAATTTCATAGTAGCCTCATGAAAGAAAGAACTGTGAAACATCAAACCACAATGGTTTAGGCTCAGCTACTAATGACTGGGCCTAATTACTACATAACCAGTCTCTGTGACATTTCTTCTGCTCTGTTACTATAGTTTGGCAAATATTCCAAGTGTCCTACTATTATCTACTTTGATAGCATCAGATTGCCTCAATGAACTATGCCAATATTCATATAGCTTTTTTTCTATGAACAAAGCTAACTCTTCTATTAGCAATGTACTAACAGCCCGCAGCAATGAAATTATTccattcccatttctttattATAATTAACCTAAGATGCTTTGTACATGCCTGCACAGCTCACTATTCCCATCATTCGATGGTAACAAGTACTTTGTAAATTGGACTAACCTCTTATTAGTTTTcactaaaaaaaatgtattattccaTTGTAGCTGAAATGAAATACTCCTATTTATCTCAATTCCTGTGGTAGTAGTTTCCTCATGTAGCAATATCAGTCATACACCAGGATATCTGTTCAATATAAAACATAACTTCTGCACCAGTGCCAGGAGCTAGCCCTCACAGAGCATGATTCTGTGCCAAAATTCCGATTGGTTAAGATTTGTCCATTAAGTCATTTATTCCTCACACACCCTCCTATTGTACAAATGGGGCCTGGGTAGCTTGCAGTGGTCACACAGCAGCCTGGGGTCGTCTAGCACCTCCCATGCTCTGCCTACAGTGGGTCCAAGACTCACCTGCTGCTCTGCTCCCACAAGTTCACTGGTAACCCACTTTGCAAGTGTTGAACAGAGTACTAAAGAAGAAAACTAAGCATCTGTGAAGAATAAATGACGGAAAACAAGGTTTAACCCTTACCTCTTCCAATCACAGTGGTTTAGAAAGGGGAATTTATTTTCTGGGAACAAGGCTGGCATCCTTCCCACAATGGTGCAGGAAACCTCCCAGCTGGGTGGAACGGAAGTGGTGACCCATTCCCCGGGGCCATTTTGACCTGACTTCCAGATGACATTACAGATGGACAATCCAAATGGCTGCTTGAGTTCCGCTAGTCTAGAAATGCTATAGAAAGGCTTTTCACTGCTGCCCCTCAATTCTGTGTAGTCACAGTAAAATACTTCAGTACACAAGCTTCACAAAGCAATTTGATTCTCAGTAGCAGAAATGAAAACGGATTCTAAAATAAGTCAATTTAGAGAACGAAATTTAGAGTCATAAGAATTTGATTTAAATAAGATTTATTAAGTGCCTCTAGTGTGCATGGCCCTTTATAAGACTCACTGAAATTCAGGCACAAAACAGACACAGGTTCCCTGACCTCGACTACCTTCGGATCTAATTAGTACAGATGAaaaccagcagacagacaagGTACATGTCAACACTCAATTCCTAGAGTCCACATTAAAGAGTTGTAATTTAAGAAATCTAAAATGGCATCTAACCTTCAAATCATTGATAAGATGCATTTGACTTTGGAATCCACAGCATTTCAACCAAGGTAAGTTCTACCTCAGATAAACAGTCCCAAAGATGGAAATGCAACTGAAACACTGAAGAGCACTACAAATGACATTTATTTTGgatcttctgttttcttcttattaTGGTCCGCAGCCTCCGTAATACCAATTTATCCGAAAGCAGCATGTCATCTTGTTGTTCTAGGTAATTCAGCAAGTTCTCAGTCCACTCAAGTGCAGCTTTATGGCTAATGAGTTTCTCGGGATTCAGGTCTGCTCTTCGAGCCTTATGAGAAAGCTTTTGCTCAGTAGTCTTGGCTTGGCCCTGAGGAACGTCACTGTGCGTAAGGACCTGACAGCTCAAATCATTACTCTGAGAGTCAAACCACTGACTGATATTCTCAATATCCACATGTTCACAGTCTTCTGTATTCTGTAAAACTGTTGCTAAGTTAGCTGCTAAAATGGCCCCTTCCTCAATGTTCATGCCTGAGTGTTCTTCATTACCAGGGAAAAGTTTTTTCCACGCTTTGGTTATAGTGCTTGCTTTTATCATGTTCCAAGCTCTTGAAACTTCATAAATGGCATCTAACACAgtcaaattcttccaaaacacgTTTGGATCAATTCCTTCCTCCAAGTATTTTTGGAGAAGTCCTGCTCGGTAGTATCTTTTGATGGTAGCTAAAACTCCCTGGCTCATAGGCTGAAGGAGACTTGTGACATTTGGTGGCAAATACTTCACAATTATCCTACCATCATCTGAACTCAACAGTTCTTCATTTGGATGGGCTGGGGGGAAATCTAAAAGAAGCACTGCTTTTTCTAGAAGCCCCATAGATTTCAAATGCTTCTGTACTTGGGGCACAAAGCATTTGTCAAACCACTGTCTGAACACAGACTGCTGGATCCACGCACCTTTTTGACTGAAATAAGTGACAGGAAGGTTTGCGAGGTCTGTTCCTTTGAATGCCCGGGGTCTTTTCGCTTTCCCCACCACACAAAGATTAAGCTTGTGCAGACCCGTAGCATTTGCACAACACATAATAATGATTCTCTCTCTGCTTGACCTACACTCAGAAGTACTTTGCTCCATGTCAAAACCAAGTGTCCTCGTGGGGAGACATTTCCAGAACAACCCAGTTTGATCAGCACCATAGATTTGTTCTGGTAGCAGATTCTCTCTCTCCACAAATTCCTGAAAGTTGCTACAAAATTCCCTGGCAGCGGTTTCATCCCCTTTTAACTTTGTTCCTTTCCCAGCAGCCTTGGGAATGCCATGGCGCTGCTTAAATCGAGTGAGCCAGCCCGACGACGCATTAAAATCACCTTCCATCCCCAAAGCATCGAAAAAGAACCTGGCTTGTTTTGCACAAATCGTTCCAGACACGGGAACCCCATCCATTTGCTGTTGGTTAAACCACTCTATCATAACCCTATCAAGTTCCTCATAGGTTGATGACTTCATAGACTTACGTTTGGATATCCCACTGGTAGGATGAGAACTGTTAGCGTAGTTTATGATCCTCTCTTTGTTCTTTTTGATATCACGAACTGTGGATTCACCAATTCCATACACCACGGAAAGTTTCTTGAAAGAGATGCCTTCCTCAAGTTTCTTAATAATGTCAAGCTTGTCCTTAATCGTCAACACCACACGTTTCCGTTTCCCCAACATTTTAAATGTCTAAAATTTTAGGCAACTACTAAAACAAGATAATTAACAACTTAGATTTGAAAACAAAGGGATAAGAAATGGGGTATCAAGATCCCTCCTCCAATCCCTAAGGGTCTAGTGGATAGTCAATGTTCAAACATGATCGATGTAAATCTCTTCACATGTGTTTCTAAAACTTACAAATTCCCTATAAAAGCAGTGCTAAATAGCAGGATACTAGTGCCTCATACCTACTAtcttgggaaactgagatctgaggatggcagttcaaagctagcccagtaaAGAAGGTAAGACTCTtatatctccaatcaatcagcaaaaagccagaagtggagctgtgacccaagtgacAAGAGCCATGAGCCTTGAGGGAGatacagctaagggacagcgccaagactcttagttcaagccccagaaccaacacagaaAAAGACACAACTCGGAAtaaccttcccttctttctctcttccttctgacttAGTTTAAGGTCTTTTCATGAAATGCAGCCTAACGAAGTTAGAAGCCGAACCTGTGCGAAGCTGCCAGGGTCTCCGAAACCATCTTACTGTACTTAATTTTTCCACCCCATTACTCTGGGTAAGGGTCTGTGCTAACTCAAGTTGGGAGTCTTCGGGGAGATGTGCCAAGGGGATACTTGGAGGACTTACAGACGTGTGGCACGGGTGACACAGGTGAGTGCTTGTGGCTTGGCCTGGGGCAGGCACCGCAGGaccagggggagggcagggcggccGGGCGGGAAGCTCCGCCCCTTACCGCGACACTAACTTGTGCCCCGTGGGCTGGACGGGAGGAA
It encodes:
- the Tigd2 gene encoding tigger transposable element-derived protein 2 — translated: MLGKRKRVVLTIKDKLDIIKKLEEGISFKKLSVVYGIGESTVRDIKKNKERIINYANSSHPTSGISKRKSMKSSTYEELDRVMIEWFNQQQMDGVPVSGTICAKQARFFFDALGMEGDFNASSGWLTRFKQRHGIPKAAGKGTKLKGDETAAREFCSNFQEFVERENLLPEQIYGADQTGLFWKCLPTRTLGFDMEQSTSECRSSRERIIIMCCANATGLHKLNLCVVGKAKRPRAFKGTDLANLPVTYFSQKGAWIQQSVFRQWFDKCFVPQVQKHLKSMGLLEKAVLLLDFPPAHPNEELLSSDDGRIIVKYLPPNVTSLLQPMSQGVLATIKRYYRAGLLQKYLEEGIDPNVFWKNLTVLDAIYEVSRAWNMIKASTITKAWKKLFPGNEEHSGMNIEEGAILAANLATVLQNTEDCEHVDIENISQWFDSQSNDLSCQVLTHSDVPQGQAKTTEQKLSHKARRADLNPEKLISHKAALEWTENLLNYLEQQDDMLLSDKLVLRRLRTIIRRKQKIQNKCHL